From Halichoerus grypus chromosome 6, mHalGry1.hap1.1, whole genome shotgun sequence, one genomic window encodes:
- the LOC118519162 gene encoding early activation antigen CD69 → MNSEHCSITENSSLHPEGGQQSNAASPHFATQHEGSLQVPIPCAVVNVVLITVLIIALIAISVGQYNCPGQYMSPLPSNSHVSSCSDDWIGYQKKCYFISTEKRGWMPAQNFCYERGATLAFIDSEKDMSFLKQYVGITNHWIGLKTEDGQTWKWSDGKEFNNWFSLPGSENCAFLNSTGVSSTACGKNLYSICSKPAK, encoded by the exons ATGAATTCTGAACATTGTTCCATAACAGAGAACAGCTCCTTGCATCCAGAGGGTGGACAACAAA GTAACGCCGCCAGCCCTCATTTTGCAACACAGCATGAAGGGTCCCTTCAAGTTCCTATCCCATGTGCTGTTGTGAATGTGGTCCTCATCACTGTTTTAATCATAGCTCTCATCGCTATATCAG TGGGCCAATACAATTGTCCAGGCCAATATATGTCCCCATTGCCATCAAATAGCCATGTTTCTTCATGCTCCGATGATTGGATTGGATACCAGAAGAAATGCTACTTTATTTCCACTGAAAAGAGGGGCTGGATGCCGGCCCAAAACTTTTGCTATGAACGGGGTGCTACTCTTGCATTCATTGATTCTGAAAAGGACATG agctttttaaaacaatatgtgGGTATAACTAATCATTGGATTGGGCTGAAAACTGAAGATGGTCAGACATGGAAATGGTCAGATGGCAAAGAATTTAACAACTG GTTCAGCCTCCCAGGATCTGAGAACTGTGCATTTTTGAATAGTACAGGGGTCAGCAGCACAGCATGTGGAAAGAATTTATATTCGATATGTAGCAAACCCGCTAAATAA